The following are encoded together in the Aciduricibacillus chroicocephali genome:
- the modB gene encoding molybdate ABC transporter permease subunit, with translation MDFSPFWLSIKTAAIATLFVFVAGTFLARLISRRQFFGKSVLEAVILLPLVLPPTVVGFGLLYIFGKNGFIGKPLIKYFDFQIVFSWWGVLIAAIVVAFPLMYQSASAAFQQYDPNLENAARTMGASGWRIFWTISFPLAWPGLLSGLVLTFARALGEFGATLMVAGYIKGVTDTIPLAIYFSVESGNMDAAKLWVLVIVALGFSAILWLNWWSRRNMQKHTR, from the coding sequence ATGGACTTCTCACCATTTTGGCTTTCAATTAAAACGGCGGCAATTGCGACCTTATTCGTTTTCGTCGCTGGCACATTCTTGGCGCGGCTCATCAGCCGGCGCCAGTTTTTCGGCAAAAGCGTCTTAGAAGCGGTCATCCTGCTGCCACTCGTCCTGCCGCCAACCGTTGTCGGCTTTGGTCTGCTTTATATATTCGGTAAAAATGGCTTCATTGGCAAGCCCCTCATCAAGTATTTCGATTTCCAGATTGTTTTCTCCTGGTGGGGTGTACTGATTGCAGCAATCGTTGTCGCGTTTCCTTTAATGTACCAAAGTGCTTCAGCTGCCTTCCAACAGTACGACCCGAACTTGGAAAACGCCGCTCGCACAATGGGCGCTTCCGGCTGGCGGATTTTCTGGACAATCAGCTTCCCGCTCGCATGGCCTGGACTTTTATCTGGGCTCGTCCTCACCTTTGCTCGCGCGCTCGGCGAATTCGGCGCCACACTCATGGTCGCCGGCTATATTAAAGGCGTCACAGACACGATTCCGCTTGCTATTTATTTCTCCGTCGAATCCGGAAACATGGACGCTGCTAAACTTTGGGTACTCGTCATCGTTGCACTCGGATTCTCTGCCATACTCTGGCTGAACTGGTGGAGCCGGCGTAATATGCAGAAGCATACTAGATAG
- a CDS encoding helix-turn-helix transcriptional regulator, producing the protein MLEEEIYTVEEVARLLKVSKLTVYDLIKKDELEAYRVGRQMRIERTALEAYKQRGRGSNLKPVEVIENEVSATAGRIIISGQDPCMDLLARELEGKGAGQPLRSQSGSLDGLVSMYRGEADIVSTHLFDGDTKTYNIPYIRKLLVSQSFVVLHFIKREAGIYVQKGNPENISEWPDLAKPGITIANREPGAGARVLLDEQLRLNGIGKDSVAGYDSIYTSHLAVAGAVAAGRANAGVGISRVAGSANVDFVPMITEQYDIVLLKNQHTEKLIQHVKDLLRSVDLQEELASVGYDTTGMGEVLYEQ; encoded by the coding sequence TTGCTAGAAGAAGAAATCTATACCGTTGAGGAAGTGGCGCGTCTTCTCAAAGTGTCTAAGCTGACAGTTTATGACCTTATTAAAAAGGATGAACTTGAGGCATATCGTGTTGGCCGGCAGATGCGGATTGAGCGGACGGCGCTTGAAGCATATAAACAGCGAGGAAGAGGAAGTAATCTCAAGCCGGTCGAAGTTATTGAAAATGAAGTGTCTGCGACTGCCGGTAGGATTATTATTAGCGGTCAGGATCCGTGCATGGATTTGCTTGCACGGGAGCTTGAAGGAAAAGGGGCAGGTCAGCCGCTCCGTTCTCAAAGCGGCAGCCTTGACGGTCTCGTCTCCATGTACCGCGGTGAAGCAGATATTGTGAGCACGCATCTGTTTGACGGCGATACAAAGACGTATAATATACCGTATATTCGGAAACTGCTCGTCAGCCAATCTTTTGTCGTGCTGCATTTCATCAAGCGGGAAGCTGGGATCTATGTTCAGAAAGGAAATCCGGAAAATATAAGTGAATGGCCGGACCTTGCGAAGCCTGGCATTACGATTGCAAATCGTGAGCCGGGAGCGGGTGCGCGAGTGTTGCTTGATGAACAACTTAGGCTGAACGGGATTGGCAAGGACTCTGTTGCGGGTTATGATTCAATCTATACGAGTCATCTTGCAGTTGCAGGTGCTGTGGCAGCAGGACGTGCTAATGCGGGCGTCGGGATTTCACGTGTTGCTGGAAGTGCGAATGTTGATTTTGTCCCAATGATTACGGAGCAATATGATATCGTACTTTTAAAAAATCAGCATACTGAGAAACTCATACAGCATGTGAAAGATTTGCTTCGTTCGGTTGACTTGCAGGAAGAGCTTGCTTCAGTTGGCTATGATACTACAGGAATGGGTGAAGTCCTGTACGAGCAATAA
- the modA gene encoding molybdate ABC transporter substrate-binding protein has protein sequence MKKSSLLVISLLLTVMLAACGTTNDSKKEDKSSNKNNSKPELTISAAVSLTDALEEMKKDFEKVHDVKVKFNLGSSGTLAQQIQQGAPADVFISANQDWMDKLELSGDIKKGTRSDVTGNRIVLITKKDGESKVKKIKDLTAKNAGQIAIGNPESVPAGAYTEDTLKHLKKWDKLKNHFIMAKDVRQVLTYTETGNADLGFVYASDAATSNKVKIIDTADKSWHEPIIYPGAVTTDSKYEIPAKEFLDYMKSSKGQEILKKYGFEK, from the coding sequence ATGAAAAAAAGCTCCCTTCTAGTTATTTCCCTATTGCTGACAGTAATGCTCGCAGCTTGTGGAACTACAAATGACAGCAAGAAAGAGGATAAATCATCAAACAAAAACAATTCAAAGCCGGAACTGACTATTTCAGCTGCCGTGAGCCTGACAGATGCACTGGAAGAAATGAAAAAAGACTTCGAGAAAGTTCATGACGTCAAAGTGAAATTCAATCTTGGCAGCTCGGGAACACTCGCCCAGCAAATCCAGCAAGGCGCACCTGCCGATGTCTTTATTTCTGCCAACCAAGATTGGATGGACAAGCTGGAGCTGAGTGGCGACATAAAGAAAGGTACACGGTCTGATGTTACAGGGAACAGGATCGTTCTTATTACTAAAAAAGACGGGGAATCAAAGGTAAAGAAAATCAAAGACCTTACAGCAAAAAATGCCGGACAGATTGCAATCGGCAATCCTGAAAGTGTTCCTGCTGGAGCATACACGGAAGACACGCTTAAGCATTTGAAAAAATGGGACAAGCTGAAGAACCACTTCATCATGGCAAAGGACGTACGCCAAGTACTCACTTATACAGAAACGGGAAATGCCGACCTTGGATTCGTATACGCAAGTGATGCTGCAACTTCTAATAAAGTTAAAATCATCGATACAGCGGACAAATCATGGCACGAACCGATCATCTATCCTGGAGCTGTTACAACAGATTCAAAATATGAAATACCAGCAAAGGAATTCCTCGACTATATGAAATCGAGCAAAGGACAGGAAATTCTTAAAAAATACGGATTCGAGAAGTAA
- a CDS encoding acyltransferase family protein, giving the protein MGRNAFFDNAKLLLIFLVVFGHLIQPSTKDSSVLHTMYIWIYTFHMPAFIFLSGFFAKGAGNKSYIYNLAKKLLLPYLVFQALYTVFYFLIGKENWMNSVFDPQWALWFLFSLFSWHLMLILFKKIGPRYGLALAVLIGLAIGYVPEVGSLFSLSRTFVFFPFFLAGFWVRTEQLQQLKKPIIKGAGLVIMIAVALFIHWMPDLDSGWLLASKPYSMLESPFMGVITRGLVYVTAVVMASSVLAWIPSRHFKLTVLGARTLYVYLLHGFFIQTFRKQDLFSIDNIIDATELAIVAAVIVLVLSSKPVLKLWQPFIEGRWNSFWSFIRGNTGKRSQVS; this is encoded by the coding sequence ATGGGACGGAATGCTTTCTTTGATAACGCGAAACTTTTGTTGATTTTCCTTGTCGTGTTCGGCCATCTGATCCAGCCATCGACAAAGGATTCGAGTGTCTTGCATACAATGTACATATGGATCTATACGTTTCACATGCCGGCGTTTATTTTCCTCTCCGGTTTTTTTGCAAAAGGAGCAGGGAATAAGTCATATATATACAACCTGGCTAAAAAATTGCTGCTTCCGTATCTTGTTTTTCAGGCGCTGTATACGGTGTTTTATTTCTTAATTGGAAAAGAGAACTGGATGAACAGTGTGTTTGATCCGCAATGGGCGCTCTGGTTCCTGTTCAGTCTATTCAGCTGGCATCTCATGCTAATTTTGTTCAAGAAAATTGGTCCAAGATATGGACTGGCGCTTGCAGTATTGATTGGTCTTGCGATCGGTTATGTTCCTGAAGTCGGCTCGCTGTTCAGCCTGTCTAGAACGTTTGTATTTTTCCCGTTCTTCCTAGCAGGATTCTGGGTGCGGACTGAGCAATTACAACAGCTGAAGAAGCCTATTATTAAAGGCGCTGGTCTTGTCATCATGATAGCTGTAGCATTGTTTATTCATTGGATGCCAGATTTGGATAGCGGTTGGCTGCTCGCATCGAAGCCATATTCCATGCTGGAATCTCCGTTCATGGGCGTAATCACACGCGGTCTTGTTTATGTGACAGCTGTTGTGATGGCCTCGAGTGTGCTTGCATGGATTCCGTCACGCCACTTCAAACTTACAGTGCTTGGGGCAAGGACGTTGTACGTTTATCTGCTTCACGGCTTCTTTATTCAGACATTCCGCAAGCAAGATTTGTTCTCTATTGACAATATCATTGATGCAACGGAACTTGCCATTGTGGCAGCGGTGATTGTACTTGTGCTTTCCAGCAAGCCTGTGCTTAAGCTTTGGCAGCCATTCATCGAAGGGCGCTGGAATTCGTTCTGGAGTTTCATAAGAGGAAATACGGGCAAACGCTCGCAAGTATCCTGA
- a CDS encoding OsmC family protein has product MAEHHFHLKAEWPGGRNSEGFISVGNLQTKVSIPPEMNGPGIGTNPDEMLLGAAATCYIITLAAMIERANLPLERMSMESEAIVEEERGVLTYRKITHKPYVALKAEASDKDRSLLKRLTEKAETSCMISRAIQGNVEIGLEATLE; this is encoded by the coding sequence ATGGCAGAACATCATTTTCATTTGAAAGCAGAATGGCCAGGGGGACGAAACAGCGAAGGCTTCATCAGTGTAGGCAATCTGCAGACAAAAGTGTCCATCCCGCCGGAAATGAATGGTCCTGGAATCGGGACGAATCCGGATGAAATGCTTCTAGGTGCTGCGGCAACTTGTTACATCATTACTCTGGCAGCGATGATTGAAAGGGCAAATCTTCCGCTCGAACGGATGTCTATGGAATCTGAAGCGATTGTTGAGGAAGAAAGAGGTGTGCTCACTTACCGAAAAATCACTCATAAGCCATATGTCGCTCTGAAAGCGGAGGCGAGTGATAAAGACCGCAGCCTGTTAAAACGGCTTACTGAAAAAGCGGAAACGAGCTGCATGATTTCCCGCGCCATTCAAGGGAATGTGGAGATTGGGTTGGAAGCAACATTGGAATAG
- a CDS encoding sulfate/molybdate ABC transporter ATP-binding protein translates to MLDIAIKKKLSHFTLDVAIRTSADIISLFGPSGSGKTTILNCLAGLVKPDAGHITLKDRTMFQQGKTNLPVQQRRVGYLFQDYALFPHMTVWKNIIYGMKNEEFAKTLMEQLNITHLAKQYPKAISGGEKQRVALARALATEPDLLLLDEPFSALDEKTRERAYEKLLRIHKEWQIPIVLVTHQHDEALNLANRIYYLDSGKIISEKVTKLANV, encoded by the coding sequence ATGCTCGACATAGCGATCAAAAAGAAACTCTCTCATTTCACACTCGATGTTGCCATTCGGACATCCGCCGATATCATCTCTCTGTTCGGCCCATCTGGTTCTGGCAAAACGACTATCCTAAATTGTCTGGCAGGCCTTGTAAAACCAGATGCTGGTCATATTACATTGAAAGACCGAACCATGTTCCAGCAAGGAAAAACGAACCTTCCTGTCCAGCAGCGCCGCGTCGGCTATCTCTTTCAGGACTATGCACTATTCCCACATATGACCGTATGGAAAAACATCATCTATGGCATGAAAAACGAGGAATTTGCAAAGACACTGATGGAGCAATTGAATATTACCCATCTTGCAAAACAATATCCAAAGGCAATATCCGGCGGTGAAAAGCAACGTGTCGCACTTGCCCGTGCACTCGCTACAGAACCCGATCTCCTCCTTCTCGATGAACCATTTTCCGCATTGGATGAAAAAACACGCGAGCGTGCTTATGAAAAACTGTTGCGTATCCATAAAGAATGGCAAATTCCGATCGTGCTCGTGACCCACCAGCATGATGAAGCGCTAAATCTCGCCAATCGGATCTATTACTTAGATAGTGGAAAAATCATTTCCGAGAAGGTGACCAAGCTTGCGAACGTATAG